A single window of Helicobacter pylori DNA harbors:
- a CDS encoding carbon-nitrogen hydrolase family protein, with translation MKTKNPAKRILKTAVIQMQSKPYALNENLQLALNLAKEAHNKGANLIVLPELFDSGYCVNDKDAEFGIDLKAIEHGKETLKNESLRALSDFAKSNKVHLVACSIEKTDKKLYDSAYIIPPKGGIVGKHRKIYLWGDEKSRFKRGKKYEVFTLDFGDFSAKVGLQICYEIGFGVGANLLALQGAEILIYPSAFGKARAYNWDLLSKARALENGCFVCTCNHSGEETNAQLKQTLEFAGDSRIIAPNGKIIVQATKLNEVIIAEMDLNEAVLQRQKIPYLQDFDTKLTKKGFGKLT, from the coding sequence TTGAAAACAAAAAATCCCGCTAAAAGAATCCTAAAAACGGCTGTGATTCAAATGCAATCCAAACCCTACGCCTTAAATGAAAACCTGCAATTAGCGCTCAATCTCGCCAAAGAAGCCCACAACAAAGGCGCGAATCTCATTGTTTTACCGGAATTGTTTGATAGCGGTTATTGCGTGAATGATAAGGATGCGGAGTTTGGAATAGATCTTAAAGCGATAGAGCATGGAAAGGAAACGCTAAAAAACGAGTCGTTGAGAGCGTTAAGCGATTTTGCAAAATCTAATAAGGTGCATCTAGTGGCGTGCAGCATTGAAAAAACGGATAAAAAACTCTACGACAGCGCTTATATCATTCCACCAAAAGGCGGGATCGTTGGAAAACACCGCAAGATTTATTTGTGGGGCGATGAAAAATCGCGCTTCAAAAGGGGTAAAAAATACGAGGTTTTTACGCTGGATTTTGGGGATTTTAGTGCGAAAGTGGGTTTGCAAATTTGCTATGAAATCGGCTTTGGCGTGGGCGCGAATCTTTTAGCGTTGCAAGGAGCAGAGATTTTAATCTATCCTAGCGCGTTTGGCAAAGCTAGGGCTTATAACTGGGATTTATTGAGCAAGGCTAGAGCGTTAGAAAATGGCTGTTTTGTGTGCACGTGCAATCATAGTGGGGAAGAAACTAACGCTCAATTAAAACAAACGCTAGAATTTGCCGGCGATTCAAGAATCATCGCGCCCAACGGGAAAATCATCGTGCAAGCCACCAAGCTTAATGAAGTCATTATCGCTGAAATGGATTTAAATGAAGCGGTGCTGCAACGCCAAAAAATTCCTTATTTACAAGATTTTGACACCAAACTCACCAAAAAGGGGTTTGGAAAACTCACTTAA
- a CDS encoding polysaccharide deacetylase family protein translates to MAKEILVAYGVDIDAVAGWLGSYGGEDSPDDISRGLFAGEVGIPRLLKLFKKYHLPATWFAPGHSIETFPEQMKMIVDAGHEVGAHGYSHENPIAMSAKQEEDVLLKSVELIKDLTGKAPTGYVAPWWEFSNITNELLLKHGFKYDHSLMHNDFTPYFVRVGDSWSKIDYSLEAKDWMKPLIRGVETDLVEIPANWYLDDLPPMMFIKKSPNSFGFVSPHDIGQVWIDQFDWVYREMDYAVFSMTIHPDVSARPQVLLMHEKIIEHINKHEGVRWVTFNEIADDFLKRSPRKK, encoded by the coding sequence ATGGCAAAAGAAATTTTAGTGGCTTATGGCGTGGATATTGATGCGGTGGCTGGTTGGCTAGGGAGCTATGGCGGGGAGGATTCGCCTGATGATATTTCGCGTGGGCTTTTTGCGGGCGAAGTGGGGATCCCACGGCTTTTGAAATTGTTTAAAAAATACCATCTCCCTGCGACTTGGTTTGCGCCTGGGCATTCTATTGAAACTTTCCCTGAACAAATGAAAATGATCGTGGATGCAGGGCATGAAGTGGGTGCTCATGGGTATTCGCATGAAAACCCTATCGCTATGAGCGCCAAGCAAGAAGAAGATGTTTTGTTAAAAAGCGTTGAATTGATTAAAGATCTCACCGGCAAAGCCCCCACAGGCTATGTGGCGCCGTGGTGGGAGTTTTCCAATATCACTAATGAATTGCTTTTAAAACACGGCTTCAAATACGACCACTCGCTCATGCACAATGATTTCACGCCCTATTTCGTGCGCGTGGGGGATAGTTGGAGCAAGATTGATTATAGTTTGGAAGCTAAGGATTGGATGAAGCCTTTAATCCGTGGGGTGGAAACCGATTTGGTGGAAATCCCTGCGAACTGGTATTTGGACGATTTACCGCCGATGATGTTTATTAAAAAATCCCCCAATAGCTTTGGTTTTGTAAGCCCGCACGATATAGGGCAAGTGTGGATCGATCAATTTGATTGGGTTTATCGTGAGATGGATTATGCGGTATTTAGCATGACAATCCACCCTGATGTGAGTGCCCGCCCGCAAGTGTTGCTCATGCATGAAAAAATCATTGAGCATATCAACAAGCACGAGGGCGTGCGTTGGGTAACATTCAACGAAATCGCTGACGATTTCTTAAAACGAAGCCCCAGAAAAAAATAG
- a CDS encoding CobW family GTP-binding protein, protein MPKIPITLITGFLGSGKTSFLSEYLNQIDHQGVALIINEIGQAALDQRILSVQYCGEKMLYLNAGCVCCNKRMDLVESLKATLNNYEWRGEILKCIIIETTGLANPAPILWTILSDTFLGAHFEIQSVVVCVDALNARMHLANNEAKEQIVFADSVLLTKTDLQNDSVALIKLKERLQSINPSAEIFDKKNIHYESFFLRNNRARNFMPRMPKDSHSQGFETLSIRFEGAMEWSAFGIWLSLLLHQYGTQILRIKGIIDIGSDLLVSINGVMHVIYPPKHILKDQNGSNLVFIARHLGREKILNSLKGFKDFLGIKGFETP, encoded by the coding sequence ATGCCCAAAATCCCTATCACGCTCATCACCGGTTTTTTAGGCAGCGGTAAAACGAGTTTTTTAAGCGAATATTTAAACCAAATAGATCACCAAGGCGTTGCGCTTATCATCAATGAAATCGGTCAAGCCGCCTTGGATCAGCGCATCTTAAGCGTTCAATATTGCGGTGAAAAAATGCTCTATCTTAACGCAGGGTGCGTGTGTTGCAACAAACGCATGGATTTAGTGGAGTCTCTAAAAGCCACGCTCAATAACTATGAATGGCGCGGCGAAATTTTAAAGTGCATCATCATTGAAACCACCGGTTTAGCCAACCCGGCGCCGATTTTATGGACGATTTTGAGCGACACTTTTTTAGGGGCGCATTTTGAGATTCAAAGCGTGGTGGTTTGCGTAGATGCACTGAACGCTAGAATGCATTTAGCCAACAATGAAGCTAAAGAGCAAATCGTTTTTGCTGATAGCGTTTTGTTGACCAAAACGGATTTGCAAAACGACAGCGTGGCTTTAATCAAATTAAAAGAGCGCTTGCAATCCATTAACCCTAGCGCAGAAATTTTTGACAAGAAAAATATCCATTACGAAAGCTTTTTTTTACGCAACAATAGGGCGCGAAATTTTATGCCAAGAATGCCAAAAGATTCGCACTCGCAAGGCTTTGAGACTTTAAGCATCAGGTTTGAAGGGGCGATGGAGTGGAGCGCGTTTGGGATTTGGCTGAGTTTGTTGTTGCATCAATACGGCACACAGATTTTACGCATCAAGGGGATTATTGATATTGGAAGCGATCTTTTAGTGAGCATTAACGGCGTGATGCATGTCATTTACCCGCCTAAGCACATTTTAAAGGATCAAAACGGCTCTAACCTCGTTTTTATTGCGCGCCATTTAGGGCGTGAAAAAATCTTAAATTCCTTAAAGGGTTTTAAGGATTTTCTCGGCATCAAGGGTTTTGAAACCCCATAA
- a CDS encoding YbfB/YjiJ family MFS transporter has product MRVFVCFLGVFVSNGLARFGYVVLIPLLILSGSLTPHQSFQLGIAVLMGYVFGSFLIQFLSPLMSLESIAKISFGLIALSFLVCYFDSIPFFWLWIWRFIAGVASSALMILVAPLSLPYVKEHKKALVGGLIFSAVGIGSVFSGFVLPWISSYNIKWAWIFLGGSCLMAFILSLVGLKTRSLRKKSVKKEESAFKIPFHLWLLLISCALNAIGFLPHTLFWVDYLIRHLNISPTIAGTSWAFFGFGATLGSLISGPMAQKLGAKNANIFILILKSIACFLPIFFHQISLLNLSIFIMGAATTANINLFSMMALKIAGAKHFAKASSWVVFSFGIFQALFSYLFTIFLGDLGYVLIFVICGVCLVLSFIVLFPIKMQTAIHK; this is encoded by the coding sequence ATGCGCGTGTTTGTTTGCTTTTTAGGGGTTTTTGTGTCTAACGGCTTGGCTCGTTTTGGCTATGTGGTTTTAATCCCCCTACTCATTTTATCAGGGAGTTTAACCCCACACCAAAGCTTCCAATTAGGGATTGCGGTGTTAATGGGCTATGTTTTTGGGAGTTTTTTAATCCAATTTTTAAGCCCGTTAATGTCATTAGAAAGCATCGCTAAAATCAGTTTTGGCTTGATCGCTTTGAGTTTTTTAGTCTGTTATTTTGATAGTATCCCTTTCTTTTGGCTTTGGATCTGGCGTTTTATTGCTGGTGTGGCTAGTAGCGCGTTAATGATTTTAGTCGCCCCTCTCTCTTTACCTTATGTCAAAGAACATAAAAAAGCCTTAGTGGGGGGGCTTATTTTCAGTGCTGTAGGCATTGGATCTGTCTTTAGCGGGTTTGTTCTGCCTTGGATCAGCTCTTATAACATCAAATGGGCATGGATTTTTTTAGGGGGCAGTTGTTTGATGGCCTTCATCCTTTCCTTAGTGGGGTTAAAAACCCGTTCTTTAAGGAAAAAATCCGTTAAAAAAGAAGAAAGCGCGTTTAAAATCCCCTTTCATTTGTGGTTATTGCTCATTTCTTGCGCGCTCAATGCGATTGGTTTTTTACCGCACACGCTTTTTTGGGTGGATTATTTGATCCGTCATTTAAATATCTCCCCCACTATCGCTGGAACTTCATGGGCGTTTTTTGGCTTTGGAGCCACGCTTGGCTCTTTAATCAGCGGTCCCATGGCTCAAAAGCTAGGGGCTAAAAACGCCAACATCTTTATCCTTATTTTAAAATCTATCGCATGCTTTTTACCCATTTTTTTCCACCAAATCTCTTTACTCAATTTAAGCATCTTCATAATGGGAGCGGCCACAACCGCTAATATCAATTTATTCAGCATGATGGCTTTAAAAATTGCAGGCGCGAAGCATTTCGCTAAAGCGTCTTCGTGGGTGGTGTTTTCTTTTGGTATTTTCCAAGCGCTTTTCTCGTATCTTTTTACGATCTTTTTAGGGGATTTGGGCTATGTTTTGATTTTTGTTATTTGTGGGGTGTGTTTGGTTTTAAGCTTCATCGTTCTTTTCCCTATCAAAATGCAAACAGCTATCCATAAATAG
- a CDS encoding type II toxin-antitoxin system antitoxin — protein MPNTTNKDYTQYSEKQLFNFLNSIKVKQKRALEKLKEIQTQKQRIKKALQFKALNLTENGYTIEEEREILARAKDTKNHFCFKSVEDFKKHCENL, from the coding sequence ATGCCTAACACCACCAACAAAGATTACACCCAATACAGCGAAAAACAGCTTTTTAATTTTTTAAATTCTATCAAGGTTAAGCAAAAAAGAGCGTTAGAAAAATTGAAAGAAATTCAAACTCAAAAACAAAGGATTAAAAAAGCACTCCAATTTAAAGCGCTAAACTTAACCGAAAATGGATACACCATAGAAGAAGAGCGAGAAATCTTAGCAAGGGCTAAAGACACCAAGAACCACTTTTGTTTTAAAAGCGTAGAGGATTTTAAAAAACATTGTGAAAACTTATAA
- the babB gene encoding Hop family adhesin BabB — translation MKKHILSLALGSLLVSTLSAEDDGFYTSVGYQIGEAAQMVKNTKGIQQLSDNYENLSKLLTRYSTLTNLIRLSSDPSTINEVRDNLGSSSRNLLDVKTNSPAYQAVLLALNAAVGLWQVTSYAFTACGPGSNESANGGIQTFNNVPGQNTTTITCNSYYQPGHGGPISTENYAIINKAYQIIQKALTANGSNGDGVPVLSNTTTKLDFTINGDKRTGGKPNEPLMYPWSHGKSISTSWNGGISTPTTENINTENNAQELLKQASVIITTLNEACPNFQNGGSGYWAGISGNGTMCGMFKNEISAIQGMIANAQEAVAQAKIVSENAQNQNNLDTGKPFNPYTDASFAQSMLKNAQAQAEILNQAEQVVKNFEKIPTAFVNDSLGVCHEVQGGERRGTNPGQVTSNTWGAGCAYVGQTITNLNNSIAHFGTQEQQIQQAENIADTLVNFKSRYNELGNTYNSITTALSNIPNAQSLQNAVSKKNNPYSPQGIETNYYLNQNAYNQIQTINQELGRNPFRKVGIVGSQTNNGAMNGIGIQVGYKQFFGQKRKWGARYYGFFDYNHAFIKSSFFNSASDVWTYGFGADALYNFINDKATNFLGKNNKLSVGLFGGIALAGTSWLNSEYVNLATVNNVYNAKMNVANFQFLFNMGVRMNLARSKKKGSDHVAQHGIELGLKIPTINTNYYSFMGAELKYRRLYSVYLNYVFAY, via the coding sequence ATGAAAAAACACATCCTTTCATTAGCTTTAGGCTCGCTTTTAGTTTCCACTTTGAGCGCTGAAGACGACGGCTTTTACACAAGCGTAGGCTATCAAATCGGTGAAGCCGCTCAAATGGTGAAAAACACCAAAGGCATTCAACAGCTTTCAGACAATTATGAAAACTTGAGCAAGCTTTTAACCCGATACAGCACCTTAACCAATCTCATCCGATTGTCCTCTGATCCGAGCACGATTAACGAAGTAAGGGATAATCTAGGCTCAAGCTCTAGGAATTTGCTAGATGTCAAAACCAATTCCCCCGCCTATCAAGCGGTGCTTTTAGCGTTGAATGCAGCAGTGGGGTTGTGGCAAGTTACAAGCTACGCTTTTACTGCTTGTGGTCCTGGCAGTAATGAGAGCGCGAATGGAGGTATCCAAACTTTTAATAATGTGCCAGGACAAAATACGACGACCATCACTTGCAATTCGTATTATCAACCAGGACATGGTGGGCCTATATCCACTGAAAATTATGCGATCATTAACAAGGCCTATCAAATCATTCAAAAGGCTTTGACAGCCAATGGATCCAATGGAGATGGGGTCCCCGTTTTAAGCAACACCACCACAAAACTTGATTTCACTATCAATGGAGACAAAAGAACGGGTGGCAAACCAAATGAACCTTTAATGTACCCATGGAGCCATGGGAAATCTATTTCAACCTCGTGGAATGGAGGAATATCAACACCAACAACAGAAAATATCAACACAGAAAATAACGCTCAAGAGCTTTTAAAACAAGCGAGCGTCATTATCACTACCCTAAATGAGGCATGCCCAAACTTCCAAAATGGTGGTAGCGGTTATTGGGCAGGGATAAGCGGCAATGGGACAATGTGCGGGATGTTTAAGAATGAAATCAGCGCGATCCAAGGCATGATCGCTAACGCGCAAGAAGCTGTCGCGCAAGCCAAAATCGTTAGTGAAAATGCGCAAAATCAAAACAACCTGGACACTGGAAAACCATTCAACCCTTACACAGACGCTAGCTTTGCGCAAAGCATGCTCAAAAACGCTCAAGCCCAAGCGGAGATTTTAAACCAAGCCGAACAAGTGGTGAAAAACTTTGAAAAAATCCCTACAGCCTTTGTAAATGACTCTTTAGGGGTGTGTCATGAAGTGCAAGGGGGTGAGCGTAGGGGCACCAATCCAGGCCAGGTAACTTCTAACACTTGGGGGGCCGGTTGCGCGTACGTGGGGCAAACCATAACGAATCTAAATAACAGCATCGCTCATTTTGGCACTCAAGAGCAGCAGATACAGCAAGCCGAAAACATCGCTGACACTCTAGTGAATTTCAAATCCAGATACAACGAATTAGGGAATACTTATAACAGCATCACCACCGCGCTCTCTAATATCCCTAACGCGCAAAGCTTGCAAAATGCGGTGAGTAAAAAGAATAACCCCTATAGCCCGCAAGGCATAGAAACCAATTACTACCTCAATCAAAACGCTTATAACCAAATCCAAACCATCAACCAAGAATTAGGGCGTAACCCCTTTAGGAAAGTGGGTATTGTTGGTTCTCAAACCAACAATGGTGCCATGAATGGGATCGGTATTCAAGTGGGCTACAAACAATTCTTTGGCCAAAAAAGAAAGTGGGGCGCTAGGTATTACGGCTTCTTTGATTACAACCATGCGTTCATCAAATCCAGCTTTTTCAACTCGGCTTCTGATGTATGGACTTATGGCTTTGGAGCGGACGCCCTCTATAACTTCATCAACGATAAAGCCACTAACTTTTTAGGCAAAAACAACAAGCTTTCTGTGGGGCTTTTTGGCGGGATTGCGTTAGCGGGCACTTCATGGCTTAATTCTGAGTATGTGAATTTAGCCACCGTGAATAATGTCTATAACGCTAAAATGAACGTGGCGAATTTCCAATTCTTATTCAACATGGGAGTGAGGATGAATCTAGCCAGATCCAAGAAAAAAGGTAGCGATCATGTGGCTCAGCATGGGATTGAGTTAGGGCTTAAAATCCCCACCATCAACACCAATTACTATTCCTTTATGGGGGCTGAACTCAAATACCGAAGGCTCTATAGCGTGTATTTGAACTATGTGTTCGCTTATTAA
- a CDS encoding HugZ family heme oxygenase, with amino-acid sequence MLNRIIEHMNAHHVEDMKGLLKKFGQVHHAENVAFKSVDPQGIVIGYNHNQTLRIEFNHEVKDPKDYKNAIIELCQSVEKTHDLKGVEEEVKAFKGSFDSVCLATLHPNGHVVCSYAPLMSDGKQYYIYVSEVAEHFAGLKNNPHNVEVMFLEDESKAKSAILRKRLRYKTNARFIERGAEFDKAFDSFIEKTGGAGGIKTIRAMQDFHLIALDFKEGRFVKGFGQAYDILGDKIAYVGDKGNPHNFSHKK; translated from the coding sequence ATGCTTAATCGTATTATAGAACACATGAACGCTCACCATGTAGAAGACATGAAAGGTTTATTGAAAAAATTCGGGCAAGTCCATCACGCTGAAAATGTCGCCTTTAAAAGCGTGGATCCACAAGGCATTGTGATTGGTTATAACCACAACCAAACCTTAAGGATTGAATTTAACCACGAAGTTAAAGACCCCAAAGACTACAAAAACGCTATCATTGAATTGTGCCAAAGCGTGGAAAAAACCCATGACTTAAAAGGCGTGGAAGAAGAAGTTAAAGCCTTTAAGGGAAGCTTTGATTCTGTTTGTTTAGCGACCTTACACCCTAATGGGCATGTGGTATGCTCTTATGCGCCTTTAATGAGCGATGGCAAACAATACTACATTTATGTGAGCGAAGTGGCCGAGCATTTTGCAGGCCTTAAAAACAACCCTCACAATGTGGAAGTGATGTTTTTAGAAGACGAAAGCAAGGCTAAATCAGCTATTTTGAGGAAACGCTTGCGTTATAAAACCAACGCTCGTTTCATTGAAAGAGGGGCGGAGTTTGACAAAGCGTTTGATTCTTTCATTGAAAAAACCGGCGGTGCTGGGGGCATTAAAACCATTCGCGCCATGCAAGATTTCCATTTGATCGCATTGGATTTCAAAGAAGGGCGTTTTGTGAAAGGCTTTGGTCAAGCTTATGACATTTTAGGCGACAAAATCGCTTATGTTGGGGATAAAGGCAACCCGCACAATTTCTCTCACAAGAAATAA
- the argS gene encoding arginine--tRNA ligase, with translation MHTLIKGVLEEILEAEVIIEYPKDREHGYYATPIAFNLAKVFKKSPLAIAEELALKISVHEKTQGLFDSVVACKGYINFTLSLDLLERFTQKALELKEQFGSQIKSERSQKIFLEFVSANPTGPLHIGHARGAVFGDSLAKIARFLGHEVLCEYYVNDMGSQIRLLGLSVWLAYREHVLKESVTYPEVFYKGEYIIEIAKKANNDLEPSLFKENEETIIEVLSGYAKDLMLLEIKDNLDALGIHFDSYASEREIFKHKDAVFERLEKANALYEKDSKIWLKSSLYQDENDRVLIKEDKNYTYLAGDIVYHDEKFKQNYTKYINIWGADHHGYIARVKASLEFLGYDSNKLEVLLAQMVRLLKDNEPYKMSKRAGNFILIKDVVDDVGKDALRFIFLSKRLDTHLEFDVNTLKKQDSSNPIYYIHYANSRIHTMLEKSPFSKEEILQTPLKNLNAEEKYLLFSALSLPKAIESSFEEYGLQKMCEYAKTLASEFHRFYNASKILDTPKAKELLKICLMVSLSLTNAFKLLGIEIKTKISAKD, from the coding sequence ATGCACACTCTCATTAAGGGCGTTTTAGAAGAGATTTTAGAAGCTGAAGTCATCATTGAATACCCTAAAGACAGAGAGCATGGGTATTACGCTACGCCGATCGCCTTTAATCTCGCCAAAGTTTTTAAAAAATCGCCCTTAGCCATCGCTGAAGAATTAGCCCTTAAAATCAGTGTGCATGAAAAAACTCAAGGGCTTTTTGACAGCGTAGTGGCTTGTAAGGGCTATATCAATTTCACGCTCTCTTTAGATCTTTTAGAGCGTTTCACCCAAAAGGCTTTAGAATTAAAAGAACAATTTGGTTCTCAAATTAAAAGCGAACGTTCTCAAAAAATCTTTTTAGAATTTGTGAGCGCTAACCCCACAGGGCCTTTACACATAGGGCATGCTAGAGGGGCGGTGTTTGGCGATAGTTTGGCTAAAATCGCTCGCTTTTTGGGGCATGAAGTTTTGTGCGAATATTATGTCAATGACATGGGATCTCAAATCCGCTTGTTAGGGCTTTCTGTGTGGCTCGCTTACAGAGAGCATGTTTTAAAAGAAAGCGTAACTTACCCAGAAGTCTTTTACAAAGGCGAATACATCATTGAAATCGCTAAAAAGGCGAACAACGATTTAGAGCCAAGCCTTTTTAAAGAAAACGAAGAAACGATTATTGAAGTTTTGAGCGGCTACGCTAAAGATTTAATGCTTTTAGAAATTAAGGATAATTTAGACGCTTTAGGCATTCATTTTGATTCTTATGCGAGCGAAAGAGAAATTTTTAAACATAAAGATGCGGTGTTTGAACGATTAGAAAAAGCGAACGCCCTTTATGAAAAGGATTCTAAAATTTGGCTCAAATCTTCACTCTACCAAGATGAAAACGATCGAGTGCTTATCAAAGAAGACAAAAATTACACTTATTTAGCCGGCGATATTGTCTATCATGATGAAAAATTCAAGCAAAATTACACCAAATATATCAACATTTGGGGAGCAGACCACCACGGCTATATCGCTAGAGTGAAAGCCAGCCTTGAGTTTTTGGGCTATGATTCCAACAAACTTGAAGTCTTACTCGCTCAAATGGTGCGCTTGCTCAAAGATAACGAGCCTTACAAGATGAGTAAAAGAGCGGGTAATTTTATTTTGATTAAAGATGTGGTTGATGATGTGGGTAAGGATGCTTTGAGGTTTATTTTTTTGAGCAAACGGCTTGACACCCATTTAGAATTTGATGTCAATACTTTAAAAAAGCAAGACAGCTCAAACCCTATTTATTATATCCATTACGCTAATTCGCGCATCCACACCATGCTAGAAAAATCCCCCTTTTCTAAAGAAGAGATCTTGCAAACCCCTTTAAAAAATTTAAACGCTGAAGAAAAATACCTGCTTTTTAGCGCTTTAAGCTTGCCTAAAGCAATTGAATCTTCTTTTGAAGAATACGGCTTGCAAAAAATGTGCGAATACGCAAAAACTCTCGCTTCAGAATTCCACCGCTTCTATAACGCTAGCAAAATCTTAGACACCCCTAAAGCGAAAGAGCTTTTAAAAATTTGTTTAATGGTGAGTTTGAGTTTGACTAACGCTTTCAAACTTTTAGGCATAGAAATCAAAACCAAAATTTCCGCTAAAGATTAA
- the tatA gene encoding twin-arginine translocase TatA/TatE family subunit, with product MGGFTSIWHWVIVLLVIVLLFGAKKIPELAKGLGSGIKNFKKAVKDDEEEAKNEPKTLDAQAAQAKVHESSEIKSKQES from the coding sequence ATGGGCGGATTCACAAGCATATGGCATTGGGTCATTGTTTTATTAGTGATTGTGTTGTTATTTGGGGCTAAAAAGATCCCAGAATTGGCTAAGGGTTTAGGCAGTGGGATTAAGAATTTCAAAAAAGCCGTGAAAGACGATGAAGAAGAGGCTAAAAACGAGCCAAAAACCCTAGACGCTCAAGCAGCACAAGCCAAAGTGCATGAGAGTAGCGAGATTAAAAGCAAACAAGAAAGTTGA
- the gmk gene encoding guanylate kinase has product MHNDFNLLILSGPSGAGKSTLTKYLQEKIPKTHFSLSTTTRKPREGEVDGLHYNFVSEEEFKQGIEKGQFLEWAIVHNHYYGTSKIPVEKALKEGKIVIFDIDVQGHEILKKHYPNACSVFISTKNQEILKERLLLRGTDSKETIEKRLINAYKEMQCLESFDYLIINEDLEKSKEIILSIAKTLVYRLKAFNFEKICKAWKNESL; this is encoded by the coding sequence ATGCATAATGATTTTAATTTACTCATCCTTTCAGGCCCTAGCGGAGCGGGTAAAAGCACCCTTACAAAGTATTTGCAAGAAAAAATCCCAAAAACCCATTTTTCCCTTTCCACCACCACACGAAAACCCAGAGAGGGCGAAGTTGATGGCTTGCATTACAATTTTGTCAGCGAAGAAGAATTCAAACAAGGCATAGAAAAAGGGCAGTTTTTAGAATGGGCGATCGTGCATAACCACTATTATGGCACTTCTAAAATCCCTGTAGAAAAAGCCTTAAAAGAGGGCAAAATCGTCATTTTTGATATTGATGTGCAAGGGCATGAGATCCTTAAAAAGCATTACCCTAACGCATGCTCAGTGTTTATTAGCACCAAAAACCAAGAGATTTTAAAAGAGCGCTTGCTTTTAAGGGGGACGGATTCTAAAGAAACGATAGAAAAACGCTTGATCAACGCTTATAAAGAAATGCAGTGCTTGGAGAGCTTTGATTACCTCATCATCAATGAAGATTTAGAAAAATCCAAAGAAATCATCTTAAGCATCGCAAAAACTTTAGTTTATCGCTTAAAAGCGTTTAATTTTGAAAAAATATGCAAGGCTTGGAAAAACGAATCCTTATAA